The nucleotide sequence AGATTACATAAACGGTTCCGACAGTGCTTTTGACTATCTGAGCGCAGATATCGAGAGCCTTTCCAGAAAAAAAGCTGCCCTCATCCGTGAAAACGGATATGACGAAAACTATGCCGCAGTCCGCTACACCTGTAAAGACTGCGAGGATACCGGCTATATCAACGGAAAGCGCTGCCACTGTCTTACCCAGCGGCTCATCAACACCCTTTATGCCCAGTCAAACATAATGGGACGTCTCGAGCATGACAATTTTGACAATTTCGATTTTAATGTTTATTCACCGGATAAACGCGAATCGATGCACGCTGTATACAATGCAGCCATAAAATTCATCGAAACATTTGCAAATTCGTATCACAATATGTTATTCTTAGGTAGCGTTGGTAGTGGAAAAACATACATGTCCAGCTGCATCGCCGGAGAATTGATGAACAGAGGATTTTCAGTCCTTTATTTCACAGCTTTCCAGCTATTTGAACTTATTGGAAATTATATTTTCAATAAAGACAAAGGCGACAGGACAAAGGCAGAAATATATGAAAGCATTTTTGATTCGGATCTGCTGATCATAGATGATCTTGGAACCGAAACCCACAGCTCGTTTGTCAACACACAGCTTTTCTATATTTTGAACGAAAGAGATATCCGCAGACATTCAACGCTTATATCCAGCAACCTCTCCATAGGGAGTCTGCAGACGACCTATTCGGAGCGC is from Lachnospiraceae bacterium C1.1 and encodes:
- a CDS encoding ATP-binding protein translates to MAVSENQFKQILDDYERRRSKNIEAARARKAELYAHIPTLKEIDDKIADISLNAARDYINGSDSAFDYLSADIESLSRKKAALIRENGYDENYAAVRYTCKDCEDTGYINGKRCHCLTQRLINTLYAQSNIMGRLEHDNFDNFDFNVYSPDKRESMHAVYNAAIKFIETFANSYHNMLFLGSVGSGKTYMSSCIAGELMNRGFSVLYFTAFQLFELIGNYIFNKDKGDRTKAEIYESIFDSDLLIIDDLGTETHSSFVNTQLFYILNERDIRRHSTLISSNLSIGSLQTTYSERSSSRILSGYDLYMFESSDIRLRDKI